The following are from one region of the Marinomonas sp. CT5 genome:
- a CDS encoding GNAT family N-acetyltransferase, with the protein MLSFQSLSGSALNQYIDELAHLRMGVFRDFPYLYDGDAQYEARYLKTYIEAPNSVIVLAFDGDKIVGASTGLPLCYETDEVTQPFKKAGYDLDEIFYCGESVLLPEYRGQGAGVAFFDHREAHAKTIAGITHSCFCAVQRPENHPARPDNYQPLDRFWHNRGYEKHPELATHFSWKEVCEKTESLKPMTFWMKSLA; encoded by the coding sequence ATGCTGTCATTCCAAAGCTTATCAGGCTCCGCTTTAAATCAATATATTGATGAACTCGCCCACCTGCGAATGGGCGTGTTCCGTGACTTCCCTTACCTTTATGATGGCGATGCGCAATACGAAGCTCGCTACCTTAAAACCTATATTGAAGCACCAAATAGCGTGATCGTCTTAGCATTTGATGGTGATAAAATCGTCGGCGCTTCAACGGGTTTACCACTGTGCTATGAAACCGATGAAGTTACACAGCCATTTAAAAAAGCCGGTTATGATCTCGATGAGATCTTCTATTGTGGAGAGTCAGTACTCTTACCTGAGTATCGAGGACAAGGGGCTGGTGTCGCCTTTTTTGATCATCGCGAAGCCCATGCAAAAACTATTGCAGGAATCACACACTCTTGTTTTTGCGCGGTACAACGTCCAGAAAATCACCCTGCTCGGCCAGATAATTACCAACCTCTGGATCGGTTCTGGCATAACCGTGGCTATGAAAAACACCCAGAGCTTGCCACTCATTTCAGTTGGAAAGAAGTTTGTGAAAAAACAGAATCTCTTAAACCCATGACATTTTGGATGAAATCCTTAGCGTGA
- a CDS encoding ketosteroid isomerase-related protein, whose amino-acid sequence MSQETVELLQTYYNAFNAQDMDTFLSLLTDDVIHDINQGNREIGKDTFATFMDRMNKNYKETIVDIVVMSNPSGDRAAVEFTVLGEYIATDDGLPEANGQAYKLPAGAFFDIRDGKVARVTNYYNLEDWIAQVSA is encoded by the coding sequence ATGAGCCAAGAAACAGTTGAATTACTGCAAACTTACTACAATGCCTTTAATGCTCAAGATATGGACACCTTTTTGTCTTTGCTGACTGACGACGTTATTCATGACATAAACCAAGGCAACCGAGAGATAGGCAAAGACACCTTTGCCACTTTCATGGACCGCATGAACAAAAACTACAAAGAAACCATCGTCGACATAGTTGTGATGTCTAATCCATCTGGTGATCGTGCTGCGGTTGAATTTACCGTATTAGGTGAATACATCGCCACGGATGATGGACTGCCCGAAGCCAATGGTCAGGCTTATAAACTGCCTGCCGGTGCTTTTTTTGATATTCGTGACGGCAAAGTGGCGCGTGTCACCAACTACTACAATTTAGAAGATTGGATCGCACAAGTCTCCGCATAA